The Solibacillus sp. FSL W7-1464 genome contains a region encoding:
- a CDS encoding ABC transporter permease: MEIVKPENLKTKNLKLENMKFVNSSLQQFLAFGSLVILIIFFSIASPNFMQWSNVIGILLSTAVIGILALGATFVIITGGIDLSVGTVMTLSSVLTGLIVVTADLPIIVGIIGGIATGAICGMLCGVAITKLQIPPFIATLAMMMIAKGLALVLSDAAPIYFTDHPSFSKIAMGNIIPGIEIPNAIFIFFLLGILAAIILSKTILGRFNFAIGSNEEATKLSGINVDRWKIGIYSLAGAFTGIAGVIMASRLNSAQPALGQGYELEAIAAVVIGGTSLSGGKGTIVGTIIGALIMSVLTNGLRVLSIPQEWQTVVVGIVIIFAVFMDIWRRKKSK; this comes from the coding sequence ATGGAAATTGTTAAACCAGAAAATCTAAAAACAAAGAATTTGAAGCTAGAAAATATGAAATTTGTAAATAGCAGTTTACAGCAATTTTTAGCTTTCGGTAGTTTAGTAATCTTAATAATTTTCTTCTCTATTGCATCTCCAAATTTTATGCAATGGAGTAATGTTATCGGTATTTTATTATCCACAGCAGTTATTGGTATTTTGGCCTTGGGTGCTACATTCGTCATTATAACAGGGGGAATCGATTTATCTGTAGGAACGGTAATGACATTATCCTCAGTTTTAACAGGTCTAATTGTAGTAACGGCTGACTTACCAATTATAGTAGGCATTATCGGAGGGATTGCAACAGGGGCAATTTGTGGAATGCTGTGTGGAGTCGCAATAACAAAGTTACAAATACCTCCATTCATTGCAACACTAGCTATGATGATGATTGCAAAAGGGCTTGCTTTAGTTTTGTCAGATGCTGCTCCTATTTACTTTACAGACCATCCTTCATTCTCGAAAATTGCGATGGGCAACATTATTCCGGGTATTGAAATTCCAAACGCTATTTTTATTTTTTTCCTCTTAGGAATTCTTGCTGCAATCATTCTATCCAAAACCATTTTAGGTCGCTTTAATTTTGCAATTGGAAGTAATGAAGAAGCAACCAAGCTTTCAGGAATTAATGTAGACCGCTGGAAAATAGGGATTTACAGTTTGGCGGGAGCATTTACAGGGATTGCAGGCGTTATTATGGCTTCCCGGTTAAATTCTGCTCAACCGGCGCTTGGTCAAGGATACGAATTAGAAGCAATTGCAGCCGTAGTAATTGGTGGAACATCATTAAGCGGAGGAAAGGGAACAATTGTAGGAACAATTATTGGGGCATTAATTATGAGTGTTTTAACAAATGGACTACGTGTTCTATCTATTCCTCAAGAATGGCAAACAGTAGTTGTTGGAATTGTCATTATTTTTGCCGTATTTATGGATATTTGGAGACGTAAAAAAAGCAAATAA
- a CDS encoding sugar ABC transporter ATP-binding protein encodes MKNISKGFPGVQALSDVSIDLNHGEVLALVGENGAGKSTLMKILTGIYEADQGEIFLNGQLIQVKDPKKASELGISIIHQELNLMKDLTVAENIFIGREPKRMGIFVNDQKLYQMTKELFNKLSLDLNIRTKVELLTIAKQQMVEIAKALSYESKILIMDEPTTALTETEIDVLFEIIKALKKEGVGIIYISHRMDELKRITDRITIMRDGKLITTLNTKETEMGEVIRLMVGREVYIESQPTLANEVREIVLELKNVTTNTHIQDITFALRKGEILGFAGLMGSGRTEVANAIFGVDKIKSGELYLHGERVSINHPSQAVANGIGYLTEDRKNLGLLLDENVKTNVALASMSYFNKSGFVLNKEIDKTAKSYVEKLKIKTPTINQPVRLLSGGNQQKVVISKWLHRDCDILIFDEPTRGIDVGAKGEIYKLLDDLTKEGKAIIMISSELPEILRMSHRIAVMSEGRITGVLSAKEASQEKIMELATAYRN; translated from the coding sequence ATGAAAAATATTTCGAAAGGTTTTCCTGGTGTTCAAGCACTATCGGATGTCTCAATTGATTTGAATCATGGAGAAGTATTGGCACTTGTCGGAGAAAATGGTGCAGGAAAATCCACACTCATGAAAATCCTTACAGGTATTTATGAGGCAGATCAAGGGGAAATTTTTTTGAATGGTCAGTTGATTCAAGTAAAAGACCCTAAAAAAGCTAGTGAATTAGGTATTTCGATTATCCATCAAGAATTGAATTTAATGAAGGATTTGACAGTGGCAGAAAACATATTTATCGGTCGAGAACCTAAGAGGATGGGCATATTCGTAAATGATCAAAAACTCTATCAAATGACAAAAGAGCTTTTTAATAAACTATCGTTAGATTTAAATATCCGAACTAAGGTAGAATTGCTGACAATTGCCAAGCAACAAATGGTGGAAATTGCGAAAGCGCTTTCATATGAATCGAAAATTTTAATTATGGATGAACCAACAACAGCATTAACAGAAACGGAAATCGATGTGCTATTTGAAATTATTAAAGCACTTAAAAAAGAAGGAGTAGGAATTATATATATTTCTCACCGTATGGATGAGTTAAAGCGTATAACCGATCGAATTACAATTATGCGAGATGGAAAACTTATTACTACCTTAAATACGAAAGAAACAGAAATGGGTGAAGTTATACGTTTAATGGTTGGTCGTGAAGTATATATAGAGTCACAGCCTACATTGGCAAATGAAGTAAGAGAAATTGTGCTCGAATTAAAAAATGTGACTACAAATACACATATTCAAGATATTACATTTGCTTTAAGAAAAGGAGAAATATTAGGTTTTGCGGGATTAATGGGATCAGGCCGTACAGAAGTGGCAAATGCTATATTCGGTGTAGATAAAATTAAATCTGGTGAACTCTATTTACATGGAGAGCGGGTGTCCATTAACCACCCCTCACAAGCGGTCGCGAATGGAATAGGTTATTTAACGGAAGACCGAAAAAATTTAGGGCTACTTTTAGATGAAAATGTCAAAACAAATGTAGCTTTAGCATCCATGTCTTATTTTAATAAGAGTGGATTTGTCCTTAATAAAGAGATTGATAAGACAGCTAAAAGTTATGTTGAGAAATTGAAGATAAAAACCCCAACTATCAATCAGCCAGTGAGATTATTGTCCGGGGGAAATCAACAAAAGGTAGTTATCTCTAAATGGCTGCATCGGGATTGTGATATTTTAATTTTTGATGAACCAACAAGGGGAATTGATGTTGGTGCAAAAGGGGAAATTTATAAATTATTAGATGACCTTACTAAAGAGGGGAAAGCAATTATCATGATTTCTTCAGAGTTACCAGAAATTTTACGAATGAGCCATCGTATTGCAGTTATGTCAGAAGGGCGAATAACAGGGGTTTTATCGGCAAAAGAAGCAAGTCAGGAAAAAATTATGGAACTTGCGACTGCTTATCGAAATTAA
- a CDS encoding Gfo/Idh/MocA family protein, whose product MVLRWGIIGAATIAKEKIIPAILKNGGSIQAIASFSRNIDGWIREFDIKEVYREYEALLKSENIEAVYIALPNSLHYTWTMEALKHNKHVLVEKPIVLDVEQMQDIKRLAEKENLVVMEAFMYRFHPQIKALKEMMKNKEIGDIVSMSSNFHFVLENWKNDIRITPNLGGGVLYDIGCYCINIQQYILGEPVKEAKFITERYLDVDVKISGVIQYMNGIVGHIDCSFSGEFTNTFKIIGSEGVIHLPHAFRSDIHNHLGVIEVYKEQEKNEYYFEGDAYQLQIENFEQAVRGKKQLYSLEEMLAQTEALTKLYKII is encoded by the coding sequence ATGGTTTTACGTTGGGGAATTATTGGCGCAGCTACAATCGCAAAGGAAAAGATAATACCCGCAATTTTAAAAAATGGCGGGAGTATACAAGCAATCGCAAGCTTTTCTCGCAATATTGATGGTTGGATCAGAGAGTTCGACATAAAAGAAGTCTACAGAGAATATGAAGCATTATTGAAAAGCGAAAATATTGAGGCCGTTTATATAGCTTTACCTAATTCACTTCACTATACATGGACGATGGAAGCATTAAAACATAATAAACACGTTCTAGTAGAAAAGCCAATTGTTTTAGATGTCGAACAAATGCAAGATATCAAAAGATTAGCTGAGAAGGAAAATTTAGTAGTAATGGAAGCCTTTATGTACAGATTTCATCCGCAAATAAAAGCACTTAAAGAAATGATGAAAAACAAAGAAATCGGAGATATCGTATCGATGTCGAGCAATTTTCACTTCGTTTTAGAAAATTGGAAAAATGACATACGTATTACACCTAATTTAGGTGGAGGTGTTTTGTATGACATAGGTTGTTATTGCATTAATATTCAACAATATATTCTAGGAGAACCGGTGAAAGAAGCAAAATTTATAACCGAGCGATATTTAGATGTAGATGTAAAAATATCTGGTGTAATTCAATATATGAACGGCATCGTAGGGCATATAGATTGTAGTTTTTCAGGAGAGTTTACAAATACATTTAAAATTATAGGTTCTGAAGGGGTGATTCATTTACCTCATGCATTTCGATCAGATATTCATAACCATTTAGGGGTTATTGAAGTATATAAAGAGCAGGAGAAAAATGAATATTACTTCGAAGGTGATGCTTACCAATTACAAATTGAAAATTTTGAACAGGCTGTAAGAGGTAAGAAACAACTTTATAGTTTAGAAGAGATGTTAGCACAAACCGAAGCACTTACCAAGCTTTATAAAATAATTTAG
- a CDS encoding class II aldolase/adducin family protein, producing MSRIIADLKHYANELVTSGLVVGAGGNLSMRDDEYMYISPSGFDLKEIKDNQWVKVHIDSGEIEGELRPSSEVLMHLECFRKRPDINACLHAHPTFSVAVSSTGNEIPALFPDFPAMIKKVGYIDYVVPTTSLLANKVAEQIEDTSVLVFRNHGVLTVGRTMKEAFFFMQLTEESAKVFTFSKIIGSPRILTEEECDELRNLSAERYRANLLEK from the coding sequence ATGTCAAGGATAATTGCGGATTTAAAGCACTATGCGAATGAGTTAGTCACTAGCGGTCTGGTTGTTGGCGCTGGAGGAAATCTAAGTATGCGAGATGATGAGTATATGTATATTTCTCCAAGCGGCTTTGATTTAAAAGAAATTAAAGATAACCAATGGGTAAAAGTCCATATAGATTCAGGAGAAATTGAAGGGGAACTAAGACCTTCATCTGAAGTCCTAATGCACTTAGAATGTTTTAGAAAACGTCCGGATATTAATGCTTGCCTACATGCACACCCTACATTTTCTGTGGCAGTTTCATCAACAGGAAACGAGATTCCCGCGCTATTTCCGGATTTTCCAGCAATGATTAAAAAGGTGGGCTATATCGATTATGTAGTTCCAACTACATCATTGTTGGCAAATAAAGTGGCAGAGCAAATAGAAGATACAAGTGTTCTAGTTTTTAGAAATCATGGTGTGTTAACAGTTGGCCGGACAATGAAGGAAGCTTTTTTTTTCATGCAATTGACTGAAGAGTCAGCAAAAGTATTTACATTTAGTAAGATAATCGGATCCCCTCGCATTTTAACAGAAGAAGAATGCGATGAACTTAGGAATCTATCCGCAGAACGGTATAGAGCAAATTTACTGGAGAAATAA
- a CDS encoding MFS transporter, whose amino-acid sequence MSTTTINQSNPVYPIMVSIGVCHLINDTMQAVIPAMFPLLERDLGLTFTQLGMISFVLNMVASLLQPAVGFMTDKKPFPYALPLGMVSSFIGLTMLILAGEYWMILVSVLFLGLGSAIFHPEGSRVSFMAAGNKRGLAQSIYQVGGNSGQALAPLLSAFIILPFGMYGVSVILIFTAIGIFLLTKISMWYKRQLEAEKRSKIKKMLISSLPPLTKKQVGMALLVLLFIIFARSFYVTNITSFYVFYLTEQYGMSVERGQLFIFIFMAVGVVGTFFGGPLSDRFGRKNVILLSVIAPIPFCLALPFVPLPAVMVLLIIIGLLIMVSFTVTVVYAQELVPSKIGTMAGLTVGVAFGMGAIGSVVIGILIDKMGIHFTMNAISVLTLLLLVAFFLPRDRVGE is encoded by the coding sequence ATGTCGACTACAACAATAAATCAATCAAACCCTGTCTATCCAATTATGGTCTCAATAGGGGTATGTCACTTAATTAATGATACGATGCAGGCTGTTATACCGGCAATGTTCCCATTATTGGAAAGGGACTTAGGATTAACGTTTACGCAGCTTGGAATGATTTCGTTTGTCCTGAATATGGTTGCCAGCCTTCTACAGCCAGCCGTCGGATTTATGACAGACAAAAAGCCATTTCCGTATGCACTGCCGCTTGGGATGGTGAGCTCGTTTATCGGGCTGACCATGCTCATATTAGCGGGCGAATACTGGATGATTTTAGTGTCGGTGCTATTCTTGGGACTTGGTTCAGCCATTTTCCACCCGGAAGGTTCACGCGTATCGTTTATGGCTGCAGGTAATAAGCGCGGCTTAGCTCAGTCCATTTATCAGGTAGGGGGCAATAGCGGACAGGCATTAGCCCCATTGCTAAGCGCATTTATCATTTTGCCATTCGGGATGTACGGCGTTTCCGTTATTCTCATTTTTACAGCGATCGGTATCTTTTTATTAACGAAAATATCGATGTGGTATAAACGTCAGCTCGAAGCGGAAAAGAGATCAAAAATCAAAAAAATGCTGATTTCATCCTTGCCGCCTTTAACGAAAAAGCAAGTTGGAATGGCTTTACTCGTGCTGCTGTTCATTATATTTGCCCGTTCGTTTTACGTTACGAATATAACAAGTTTCTATGTCTTTTATTTAACGGAACAATATGGGATGAGTGTTGAGCGCGGTCAGCTGTTTATTTTTATCTTCATGGCAGTGGGGGTTGTAGGTACATTTTTTGGTGGTCCATTATCAGATCGCTTCGGGCGGAAAAATGTTATATTGCTGTCGGTGATTGCACCGATTCCATTTTGCCTGGCACTTCCGTTTGTTCCTTTGCCGGCTGTAATGGTTCTACTCATTATTATCGGACTCTTGATTATGGTCAGCTTTACAGTGACGGTAGTGTATGCACAGGAACTTGTCCCATCGAAAATCGGTACAATGGCCGGTTTAACAGTCGGTGTTGCATTCGGAATGGGTGCAATTGGCTCGGTTGTTATCGGAATTCTTATCGACAAGATGGGCATTCACTTCACGATGAATGCGATATCGGTACTGACATTATTGTTGCTCGTAGCATTTTTCCTGCCGCGTGATCGAGTAGGGGAATAG
- a CDS encoding ABC transporter permease → MQQFKALLLKEWRESVRSFKILWIPLVFVLLGISDPLMNYFMEDILQAVGNMPDGFMMTMPEFQPADLLIASTGQFQSIGLLVLITAYIGSVSRERQNGTATLLYVRPMSFTALFFSKWIVASTIAIISALAGYAGSMYYTALLYGTVDLTKFLAMLGTYCIWLLFVMALTVAMSAAFQTSVAAAVTIILIPVGLIIDTLIGSFWSVTPWKLAKYGTGLLTDSVLMENYWYTFLVVVILIVVIVIIGIKMSKKNIRYLKV, encoded by the coding sequence ATGCAGCAATTTAAAGCATTACTTTTAAAAGAATGGCGTGAAAGTGTTCGCAGCTTTAAGATTTTATGGATTCCGCTTGTTTTTGTACTGCTCGGAATTAGCGATCCGCTCATGAACTATTTTATGGAAGATATTTTGCAGGCGGTCGGCAATATGCCCGATGGATTTATGATGACAATGCCTGAATTCCAGCCGGCTGACCTGCTTATTGCATCAACCGGTCAATTTCAATCAATTGGACTGCTCGTATTGATTACCGCCTATATTGGGTCCGTAAGCCGGGAACGTCAAAATGGTACTGCGACCCTTCTTTATGTACGTCCGATGTCTTTTACGGCATTGTTTTTCAGTAAATGGATTGTTGCAAGCACAATTGCGATCATCAGTGCATTAGCGGGCTATGCGGGGAGCATGTATTATACGGCTCTCCTTTACGGAACAGTGGATTTAACGAAATTTTTAGCGATGCTTGGTACGTATTGCATATGGTTACTGTTTGTCATGGCACTTACTGTTGCGATGAGTGCAGCCTTCCAAACATCTGTTGCTGCTGCTGTTACAATTATTCTCATCCCAGTCGGCCTGATTATTGACACATTAATCGGCAGCTTTTGGAGTGTTACACCTTGGAAGCTTGCAAAGTACGGAACAGGTCTTCTTACCGATAGCGTATTAATGGAAAATTATTGGTATACTTTCCTTGTAGTGGTCATCCTAATTGTTGTCATAGTGATAATCGGCATTAAGATGAGTAAGAAGAATATTCGTTATTTAAAAGTATAA
- a CDS encoding DUF421 domain-containing protein → MILRASFSFFAILILARIIGKKQVSQLTFFHYVTGITFGSIAAEVSTQVETPFLDGMVSLVVWAVLTIAVSYISFRSPKARILFDDKPAIVINNGVILNNELRKARLHPDELAMLLREQSIFSFDEVLYAVFETNGELSVLKKPLARTATTEDVSVSAPAPQYLPMELITDGQIIQKNLTELQLTEDWLRKKLAKKNIHDIDKVYYAQILENGSLYISIKNASPPS, encoded by the coding sequence ATGATTTTACGTGCAAGCTTTTCATTTTTCGCAATTTTAATACTCGCTCGTATTATCGGTAAAAAGCAAGTGAGTCAGCTCACTTTCTTCCACTATGTCACGGGTATCACTTTTGGTTCGATTGCTGCCGAAGTCTCGACTCAAGTTGAAACCCCTTTTTTAGATGGTATGGTTTCTTTAGTAGTGTGGGCTGTATTAACAATTGCCGTCAGTTATATTTCATTCAGATCACCAAAAGCACGCATCCTTTTTGACGATAAACCGGCGATTGTCATTAATAACGGTGTCATTTTAAATAATGAATTGAGAAAAGCACGGCTTCATCCAGATGAACTTGCTATGCTTTTGCGCGAACAGAGTATTTTCTCATTTGACGAAGTACTTTATGCCGTTTTTGAAACAAATGGAGAACTAAGTGTCCTGAAAAAGCCGCTTGCCCGTACCGCAACAACAGAAGACGTATCAGTATCTGCTCCTGCCCCGCAATACTTGCCAATGGAACTGATTACGGACGGACAAATTATTCAAAAGAATTTAACCGAACTCCAGCTTACGGAAGACTGGCTCAGAAAAAAATTAGCAAAAAAAAATATTCATGACATCGATAAAGTTTATTATGCGCAAATTTTAGAAAATGGATCGCTCTATATAAGTATAAAAAATGCCAGTCCGCCTTCTTAA
- a CDS encoding RbsD/FucU family protein, with the protein MLKNISPCISPNLLKILMEMGHGDEIVIADGNFPAESHAKKCIRADGLKIPELLQGILDLMPLDSYVDKPVTFMMPDQGIGRPKIWGIYEEIINKEYMSNTPLLLERFKFYEKAKNAYAILATSEDQLYANIILRKGVISLE; encoded by the coding sequence ATGCTCAAAAATATCAGTCCTTGTATATCCCCAAATTTACTTAAAATATTGATGGAAATGGGACATGGAGATGAAATTGTTATTGCTGATGGTAATTTCCCTGCTGAATCCCATGCAAAAAAATGTATTCGAGCAGACGGATTAAAGATTCCAGAATTACTACAAGGTATTTTAGATTTGATGCCATTAGATAGCTATGTAGATAAACCAGTGACTTTTATGATGCCTGATCAAGGAATAGGACGTCCAAAAATTTGGGGAATTTATGAAGAAATAATTAATAAAGAATATATGTCAAATACCCCTTTGCTTCTTGAGAGATTTAAATTTTATGAAAAAGCTAAAAATGCATATGCGATTCTGGCTACATCAGAAGACCAACTTTATGCGAACATTATTTTAAGAAAAGGTGTAATTTCATTAGAATAG
- a CDS encoding ABC transporter ATP-binding protein: protein MICIEVNGLTKQFGAKKVVDDLSFTLPMHTSTALIGPNGAGKTTALSMLSNILEPTSGKIIMPDVKDIRSAIGFLPQYPQYYSWLTALEYMEMVANLSGLEKRSLKSECKKMLEFVGLQDAMNKKTETFSGGMKQRLGIAQAIVHKPKLLLLDEPVSALDPVGRREVMNLLKEVQQQTTILYSTHILNDAEEMTDQLLFLRDGKLVEQGSLTEVKQKFEDPRYKITFTTEEEARQFASQSTLEAVAEGIAAYVEVLDERPSMQQLLQQLAASPYKVVKVERETASLEEIFMKVAGKHAAI, encoded by the coding sequence ATGATTTGTATTGAAGTGAATGGTCTTACAAAGCAATTTGGTGCAAAGAAAGTAGTGGATGATTTATCGTTCACTTTGCCGATGCATACTTCTACAGCGCTGATCGGTCCGAATGGCGCAGGGAAAACTACGGCACTTTCGATGCTTTCCAATATACTGGAGCCGACAAGCGGCAAAATCATTATGCCGGATGTAAAGGATATACGCAGTGCAATCGGATTTTTGCCGCAATATCCCCAATATTATTCCTGGCTGACTGCTCTTGAATATATGGAGATGGTAGCCAATTTAAGCGGTCTTGAAAAGCGTTCATTAAAAAGTGAATGCAAAAAGATGCTGGAATTTGTAGGTTTGCAGGATGCGATGAATAAAAAGACCGAGACGTTTTCAGGCGGAATGAAGCAGCGTTTAGGTATTGCCCAGGCAATAGTTCATAAGCCAAAACTCCTATTGCTGGATGAACCGGTATCGGCACTTGATCCGGTTGGACGTCGGGAAGTGATGAACTTATTGAAGGAAGTGCAGCAGCAAACGACGATTTTGTACTCAACACATATTTTGAACGACGCGGAGGAAATGACCGATCAGCTGCTGTTTTTACGGGACGGCAAACTTGTCGAGCAAGGGTCATTGACAGAGGTGAAGCAAAAGTTTGAGGATCCGCGTTATAAAATAACGTTCACAACTGAGGAAGAGGCACGGCAATTTGCTAGTCAGTCTACATTAGAGGCTGTTGCTGAAGGAATAGCGGCATATGTAGAAGTTTTAGATGAACGTCCGTCGATGCAACAGCTGCTTCAGCAGTTGGCGGCATCACCATATAAAGTAGTAAAAGTGGAGCGGGAAACGGCAAGCCTGGAAGAAATCTTTATGAAGGTGGCGGGGAAGCATGCAGCAATTTAA
- a CDS encoding DeoR/GlpR family DNA-binding transcription regulator → MFAEERQQEIIKMLYENGAIKVNHLSKTFRVTEETIRRDLEKLEVENKLKRTHGGAIVLDTKNDDEIPFKEREVLMAKEKQSIANEAAKLVEENDVIFLDASSTALYVAKALPNIQMKVLTNSLIVAFELSKKTNIEIILTGGNLVQNSFSLIGPTTIQSLKNYYVNKMFLSCKGFDFSLGISDSNEQQAAVKRTVMERSEKIILMADHSKINKKSFVQIGSIDVVDIIIVDDYVSREYFSFYEFKDKKIIYSKLN, encoded by the coding sequence ATGTTTGCCGAAGAAAGACAACAAGAAATTATTAAAATGCTTTATGAAAATGGTGCAATTAAAGTAAATCATTTAAGTAAAACTTTTCGCGTAACTGAAGAAACGATTCGTCGTGATTTAGAAAAATTAGAAGTGGAGAATAAGCTGAAGCGTACACATGGTGGAGCCATTGTGCTTGATACTAAAAATGATGATGAAATTCCTTTTAAAGAACGTGAAGTTTTAATGGCAAAAGAAAAACAAAGCATTGCAAATGAAGCTGCAAAACTGGTAGAAGAAAATGATGTCATATTTTTAGATGCCAGTTCTACAGCCCTCTACGTCGCGAAAGCGCTTCCAAATATACAGATGAAAGTACTGACAAATTCATTGATTGTTGCATTTGAGCTTTCTAAAAAAACTAATATAGAAATTATATTAACTGGAGGGAATTTAGTCCAAAATTCATTTTCATTAATTGGTCCAACAACAATTCAGTCTCTAAAAAATTATTATGTAAATAAAATGTTTCTATCATGTAAAGGATTTGACTTTTCTCTGGGTATTAGTGATTCCAATGAACAACAGGCAGCTGTAAAAAGAACAGTAATGGAAAGATCCGAGAAAATTATTCTAATGGCCGATCATTCAAAAATTAATAAAAAATCATTCGTTCAAATAGGATCAATTGATGTTGTTGATATTATTATAGTGGACGATTATGTATCTCGAGAATATTTCTCTTTCTACGAATTTAAAGATAAAAAAATAATTTACAGTAAACTGAATTAA
- a CDS encoding ABC transporter substrate-binding protein translates to MRKSWLFSIILLVGVILVACNGEADEGTSADNISADSNKPYVAIVSKGFQHQFWQAVKKGAEQAAEEFDVQITFEGPESESQVDKQIEMLQAVLDKKPDALGFAALDSQAAVPLLEKAKSSNIPVIAFDSGVESDIPLGTASTDNKAAAALAADKMAELIGEEGKIALVVHDQTSVTGVQRRDGFVNQIEENYPNIEIVDIQYGGGDHLKSTDLAKAIMQANSDLKGIFGTNEGSAIGVVNAIQEMNKVNSLVVVGFDSGKQLIDAIKNGVAAGAVTQNPVGIGYETVKAAVAAMNGESVEKNIDTGFYWYDKDNIDSEEIQSAIYE, encoded by the coding sequence ATGAGAAAAAGTTGGCTTTTTAGTATCATTCTTTTAGTTGGAGTAATCTTGGTTGCTTGTAATGGTGAGGCAGACGAAGGGACTTCTGCAGATAACATTTCAGCAGATTCGAATAAACCTTATGTTGCAATCGTTTCAAAAGGATTTCAACATCAGTTTTGGCAGGCGGTAAAAAAAGGCGCAGAACAAGCAGCAGAAGAATTTGATGTACAGATTACTTTTGAAGGACCTGAAAGTGAATCTCAAGTTGATAAGCAAATTGAAATGTTGCAAGCGGTATTGGATAAAAAACCGGATGCTTTAGGTTTTGCGGCTTTGGATTCACAAGCAGCAGTGCCTTTATTAGAAAAAGCGAAATCCTCAAATATCCCCGTTATTGCTTTTGATTCAGGGGTAGAAAGTGATATTCCATTAGGGACTGCATCAACAGATAATAAAGCTGCAGCAGCATTGGCGGCCGATAAAATGGCGGAATTAATTGGTGAAGAAGGCAAAATAGCTTTAGTTGTTCATGATCAGACTTCTGTAACAGGGGTACAACGTAGAGATGGCTTCGTAAATCAAATCGAAGAGAATTATCCGAATATTGAAATAGTTGATATCCAATACGGTGGTGGAGATCATTTAAAATCAACCGACTTAGCAAAGGCAATTATGCAGGCGAACTCCGATTTAAAGGGGATATTTGGCACAAATGAAGGATCAGCAATCGGTGTAGTAAATGCTATTCAAGAAATGAATAAAGTAAACTCCCTTGTTGTAGTTGGTTTTGACTCCGGTAAGCAATTAATAGATGCAATAAAAAATGGTGTAGCAGCAGGAGCTGTAACTCAAAATCCAGTTGGAATTGGTTATGAAACAGTAAAAGCGGCCGTAGCAGCTATGAACGGGGAAAGTGTAGAAAAAAACATTGATACAGGTTTTTATTGGTATGACAAAGATAATATCGATAGTGAAGAAATCCAATCAGCAATTTACGAATAA